A genomic segment from Actinoplanes sichuanensis encodes:
- the narH gene encoding nitrate reductase subunit beta: protein MRVMAQMAMVMNLDKCIGCHTCSVTCKQAWTNRSGVEYVWFNNVESRPGQGYPRTYQDQEKWQGGWVRTASGRLKPRSGGRVKRLLSIFANPKLPAMRDYYEPWTYDYEHLLTAPAGTDLPVARPKSLLTGQDTKVTWSANWDDSLGGGNEVLAADPILQQVSDQVRQDYEKAFLFFLPRICEHCLNPACAASCPSGAIYKRAEDGIVLVDQDRCRGWRMCVTGCPYKKVYFNHRTGKAEKCTFCFPRIEIGQPTICSETCVGRLRYIGLMLYDADAVARAAAVKDEHDLYDAQRSVFLDPRDPAVVAAAQRAGIPDDWIDAAQRSPVWDLIMRYEVALPLHPEYRTMPMVWYIPPLSPVVDVLRDTGHDGEDPHNLFGAVDALRIPLEYLAGLFTAGDPEPVRAALNRLAAMRSHQRRINLGEKPDGSIPAAVGMTPDEMNDMYRLLAIAKYEQRYVIPAAHAEDAHRLEQLAGECSLDYDGGPGMYQTGPFGEASGTPVPVQVETFHMLRSRQTSDGFTDPGDEPRRVNLLNWDGNSDAAGLFPPRRDNGPDPS, encoded by the coding sequence ATGCGCGTGATGGCCCAGATGGCGATGGTGATGAACCTCGACAAGTGCATCGGCTGCCACACCTGCTCGGTGACCTGCAAACAGGCGTGGACCAACCGCTCCGGCGTCGAGTACGTGTGGTTCAACAACGTCGAGTCCCGGCCCGGCCAGGGCTACCCACGCACCTACCAGGACCAGGAGAAGTGGCAGGGCGGCTGGGTGCGCACGGCGAGCGGCCGGCTCAAGCCGCGCTCCGGCGGCCGGGTCAAGCGGCTGCTCAGCATCTTCGCCAACCCCAAACTTCCCGCCATGCGGGACTACTACGAGCCTTGGACGTACGACTACGAGCACCTGCTGACCGCGCCGGCCGGCACGGACCTGCCGGTGGCCCGCCCGAAGAGCCTGCTCACCGGGCAGGACACCAAGGTGACCTGGTCGGCGAACTGGGACGACTCCCTCGGCGGCGGCAACGAGGTGCTGGCCGCCGACCCGATCCTGCAGCAGGTGTCCGACCAGGTGCGGCAGGACTACGAGAAGGCGTTCCTGTTCTTCCTGCCGCGCATCTGCGAACACTGCCTCAACCCGGCCTGCGCCGCGTCCTGCCCGTCCGGGGCGATCTACAAACGGGCCGAGGACGGGATCGTGCTCGTCGACCAGGACCGGTGTCGGGGCTGGCGGATGTGCGTGACCGGGTGCCCGTACAAGAAGGTGTATTTCAACCACCGCACCGGCAAGGCCGAGAAGTGCACCTTCTGTTTCCCGCGCATCGAGATCGGCCAGCCGACCATCTGCTCCGAGACGTGTGTGGGGCGGCTGCGCTACATCGGCCTGATGCTCTACGACGCCGACGCGGTGGCCCGGGCGGCCGCGGTCAAGGACGAACACGACCTGTACGACGCGCAGCGCTCGGTCTTCCTCGACCCCCGCGACCCGGCGGTCGTCGCGGCGGCCCAGCGGGCCGGGATCCCGGACGACTGGATCGACGCCGCGCAACGGTCCCCGGTCTGGGACCTGATCATGCGGTACGAGGTGGCGCTGCCGCTGCATCCGGAGTACCGGACCATGCCGATGGTCTGGTACATCCCGCCGCTGTCCCCGGTCGTCGACGTGCTCCGCGACACCGGTCACGACGGTGAGGACCCGCACAACCTGTTCGGCGCCGTCGACGCCCTGCGCATCCCCCTCGAATACCTGGCCGGACTCTTCACCGCCGGTGACCCGGAACCGGTCCGCGCCGCCCTCAACCGGCTCGCCGCGATGCGTTCCCACCAACGGCGGATCAACCTCGGCGAGAAACCCGACGGCTCGATCCCGGCCGCGGTCGGGATGACCCCGGACGAGATGAACGACATGTACCGGCTGCTGGCCATCGCCAAATACGAGCAGCGGTACGTGATCCCGGCCGCTCACGCCGAAGACGCGCACCGCCTCGAACAGCTTGCCGGTGAGTGCTCGCTCGACTACGACGGCGGCCCCGGCATGTACCAGACCGGGCCGTTCGGGGAGGCGTCCGGAACCCCGGTGCCGGTGCAGGTGGAGACGTTCCACATGCTGCGCAGCCGGCAGACCTCCGACGGGTTCACCGATCCGGGCGACGAGCCGCGGCGGGTCAACCTGCTCAACTGGGACGGCAACAGTGACGCCGCCGGGCTGTTCCCGCCGCGCCGCGACAACGGGCCGGACCCGTCATGA
- a CDS encoding nitrate reductase subunit alpha, whose translation MTDTTSAAGRALLGVGGLVRRAAVSPDGRALYQIGGREADSFYRDRWSYDKVVRSTHGVNCTGSCSWKVYVRDGIITWEQQQTDYPSVGPDKPEYEPRGCPRGAAFSWYTYSPTRVRYPYARGVLIDMFREARKRLGDPVLAWAEIQGDAAKRRTYQRARGMGGLVRVTWDEALEMVAAAHVYAIKRYGPDRVAGFSPIPAMSMVSHAVGARFMSLIGGTMLSFYDWYADLPVASPQVFGDQTDVPESGDWWDASYLMMWGSNVPVTRTPDAHWMAEARYRGQKVVVVSPDFADNVKFADEWMPAQPGTDGALAMAMGHVVLKEFFVDRRTPRFVDYVRRYTDLPFLVTLEPGADGAYRPGRFLTGDDDPFRPLLWDSATGAAVAPRGSLGHRFGEPGEWNLDLGAIEPALTCLETGESVEVELPRFDTTPAGVLRRGVPTRTVDGKLVTSVFDLLLAQYGVSRAGLPGQWPTGYDDAAVPYTPAWQEPITGVPAVQVARVAREFADNAERSGGRSMILLGAGVNQWFHGDATYRGILALVTLTGCQGVNGGGWAHYVGQEKCRPVTGWQQLAFALDWVRPPRQMISTAYWYTHTDQWRYDTYSADTVASPTGTGLFAGKHTMDLLAQSARLGWMPSMPTFDRNPLDLADEAGDDPGSYVAQALHEGRLGFACTDPDDERNWPRVFTVWRANILGSSAKGNEYFLRHLLGTGSNLRATEAGPEYRPQDVRWTEQAPEGKLDMLVSMDFRMTSTTLLSDVVLPAATWYEKHDLNTTDMHPFVHAFTPAISPPWQTRTDFDIFHALARSFSALAKTHLGVRKDLVAAPLLHDTADAMATPHGRVRDWKTLGEVPVPGKTMPKIVVVERDYGAVADRLAALGPLMDRLGTLGKGVAVDVNPEVEYLRRKNGTVLGDRPSLAKDIHACEAILALSGTTNGRVATVGFHDVEKRTGVKLADLAAEHEGKQITFADCQSRPVPVITSPEWSGSESGGRRYSPFTINVERLKPWHTLTGRQHFFLDHDWMHEAGEALPIFRPPLDMHQLFGEPRLGPKGELEITLRYLTPHSKWSIHSEYQDNLIMLTLSRGGPTMWISEADAAKVKILDNDWIEAVNRNGVVVCRAIVSHKMPEGTAYMYHAQERVIDVPKAEINGRRGGIHNSLTRLLVKPTHIIGGYAQLSFAFNYLGPTGNQRDEVTVIRRRSQEVEY comes from the coding sequence GTGACAGACACGACGAGTGCTGCTGGCCGGGCGTTGTTGGGTGTGGGCGGGCTGGTTCGCCGGGCGGCGGTGTCCCCGGACGGCCGGGCGCTGTATCAGATCGGCGGGCGGGAGGCCGATTCCTTCTACCGGGACCGATGGTCGTACGACAAGGTGGTCCGCTCCACCCACGGGGTGAACTGCACCGGTTCCTGTTCGTGGAAGGTGTACGTCCGCGACGGCATCATCACCTGGGAGCAGCAGCAGACCGACTATCCGAGTGTCGGCCCGGACAAGCCGGAGTACGAGCCGCGCGGATGCCCGCGTGGGGCGGCGTTCTCCTGGTACACCTACTCGCCGACGCGTGTGCGGTACCCGTACGCCCGCGGGGTTTTGATCGACATGTTCCGGGAGGCGCGTAAGCGGCTCGGTGACCCGGTGCTCGCCTGGGCGGAGATCCAGGGTGATGCCGCGAAGCGGCGAACCTATCAGCGAGCCCGGGGTATGGGCGGCCTGGTGCGGGTGACCTGGGACGAGGCGCTGGAGATGGTCGCGGCCGCGCACGTCTACGCGATCAAGCGGTACGGTCCGGACCGGGTCGCCGGTTTCTCGCCGATTCCGGCGATGTCGATGGTGTCGCACGCGGTCGGGGCCCGGTTCATGAGCCTGATCGGCGGCACGATGCTGTCGTTCTACGACTGGTACGCGGATCTGCCGGTGGCGTCGCCGCAGGTGTTCGGGGATCAGACCGACGTGCCGGAGTCCGGTGACTGGTGGGACGCCTCGTATCTGATGATGTGGGGCTCGAATGTGCCGGTGACCCGCACGCCGGACGCGCACTGGATGGCCGAGGCTCGCTACCGGGGCCAGAAGGTCGTCGTGGTGAGCCCGGATTTCGCGGACAACGTGAAGTTCGCCGACGAGTGGATGCCCGCTCAGCCGGGCACCGACGGCGCGCTCGCGATGGCGATGGGGCACGTGGTGCTCAAGGAGTTCTTCGTGGACCGGCGAACCCCACGGTTCGTCGACTACGTCCGTAGATACACCGACCTGCCGTTCCTGGTCACCCTGGAGCCGGGCGCGGACGGAGCCTACCGGCCGGGCCGGTTCCTGACCGGCGACGACGACCCGTTCAGGCCGTTGCTGTGGGACTCGGCGACCGGTGCGGCCGTCGCGCCGCGTGGCAGTCTCGGCCACCGGTTCGGCGAGCCGGGGGAGTGGAACCTGGACCTGGGTGCCATCGAACCGGCCCTGACCTGTCTGGAGACGGGCGAGTCGGTGGAGGTGGAACTGCCCCGGTTCGACACCACCCCGGCCGGGGTGCTGCGCCGCGGGGTGCCCACCCGCACGGTCGACGGCAAGCTGGTGACGAGCGTCTTCGACCTGCTGCTGGCCCAGTACGGGGTGTCCCGGGCGGGACTTCCCGGGCAGTGGCCGACCGGGTACGACGACGCGGCGGTGCCCTACACGCCGGCCTGGCAGGAGCCGATCACCGGTGTCCCGGCGGTGCAGGTGGCCCGGGTCGCGCGCGAGTTCGCCGACAACGCCGAACGGTCCGGCGGCCGGTCGATGATCCTGCTCGGCGCCGGTGTCAACCAGTGGTTCCACGGCGACGCCACCTACCGGGGCATTCTGGCGCTGGTCACGCTGACCGGTTGCCAGGGCGTCAACGGCGGCGGTTGGGCGCATTACGTGGGCCAGGAGAAGTGCCGTCCGGTGACCGGCTGGCAGCAGCTGGCGTTCGCCCTGGACTGGGTGCGCCCGCCCCGGCAGATGATCAGCACGGCGTACTGGTACACCCACACCGACCAGTGGCGGTACGACACGTACTCGGCCGACACGGTGGCCTCGCCGACCGGCACCGGGCTGTTCGCCGGTAAGCACACGATGGACCTGCTGGCCCAGTCGGCGCGGCTGGGCTGGATGCCGTCGATGCCGACCTTCGACCGCAACCCGCTCGACCTGGCCGACGAGGCCGGCGACGACCCCGGGTCCTATGTCGCGCAGGCCCTGCACGAGGGCCGGTTGGGGTTCGCCTGCACCGACCCGGACGACGAGCGGAACTGGCCTCGGGTGTTCACGGTGTGGCGGGCCAACATCCTCGGCTCGTCGGCGAAAGGCAACGAGTACTTCCTGCGGCATCTGCTCGGCACCGGCTCGAACCTGCGTGCCACCGAGGCCGGCCCGGAGTACCGGCCGCAGGACGTGCGGTGGACCGAGCAGGCGCCCGAGGGCAAGCTCGACATGCTGGTCAGCATGGACTTCCGGATGACGTCGACGACGCTGCTGTCGGACGTGGTCCTGCCCGCCGCCACCTGGTACGAGAAACACGACCTGAACACCACGGACATGCACCCGTTCGTGCACGCGTTCACGCCGGCGATCAGCCCGCCGTGGCAGACCCGTACCGACTTCGACATCTTCCATGCTCTGGCCCGCAGCTTCTCCGCCCTGGCCAAGACCCACCTGGGGGTCCGTAAGGACCTGGTCGCGGCTCCGCTGCTGCATGACACCGCGGACGCGATGGCCACCCCGCACGGCCGGGTCCGGGACTGGAAGACCCTCGGTGAGGTCCCGGTGCCGGGGAAGACGATGCCGAAGATCGTGGTGGTGGAACGCGACTACGGTGCCGTCGCCGACCGGCTGGCCGCCCTGGGCCCGCTGATGGACCGGCTCGGCACCCTGGGTAAGGGGGTGGCGGTCGACGTCAACCCGGAGGTCGAATACCTGCGCCGCAAGAACGGCACGGTCCTCGGCGACCGGCCGTCGCTGGCCAAGGACATCCACGCGTGCGAGGCGATCCTCGCGCTCTCCGGCACCACCAACGGCCGGGTCGCCACCGTCGGCTTCCATGACGTGGAGAAACGCACCGGGGTGAAACTGGCCGATCTGGCCGCCGAGCACGAGGGCAAACAGATCACCTTCGCCGACTGCCAGTCCCGGCCGGTTCCGGTGATCACCAGCCCGGAGTGGTCGGGCAGTGAGTCCGGCGGCCGTCGCTACTCACCGTTCACGATCAACGTGGAGCGCCTCAAACCGTGGCACACGCTCACCGGGCGGCAGCACTTCTTCCTCGACCACGACTGGATGCACGAGGCGGGGGAGGCGCTGCCGATCTTCCGGCCGCCGCTGGACATGCACCAGCTCTTCGGCGAGCCGCGGCTCGGCCCGAAAGGCGAGCTGGAGATCACCCTGCGCTACCTCACACCGCACTCGAAATGGTCGATCCACTCCGAATATCAGGACAACCTGATCATGCTGACGCTGTCCCGCGGCGGCCCCACCATGTGGATCAGCGAGGCCGACGCGGCGAAGGTGAAGATCCTGGACAACGACTGGATCGAGGCGGTCAACCGCAACGGCGTGGTGGTCTGCCGGGCCATCGTCAGCCACAAGATGCCCGAGGGCACGGCCTACATGTACCACGCCCAGGAACGAGTCATCGACGTGCCGAAAGCCGAGATCAACGGCCGGCGCGGCGGCATCCACAACTCGCTGACCAGGCTGCTGGTCAAACCCACCCACATCATCGGCGGGTACGCCCAGCTGTCGTTCGCGTTCAACTACCTCGGCCCGACCGGTAACCAGCGCGACGAGGTCACCGTGATCCGCCGCCGCTCGCAGGAGGTGGAGTACTGA
- a CDS encoding MFS transporter gives MSTSPARRPELMLALATVGFAVNFWAWALLSPLAVRFTAALHLTSFQQALLVAVPVVVGSVGRIPVGALTDRFGGRVMFPLVSLATIVPVLYLGLFGHDALTSLLVGGFFLGIGGTAFAVGVPFVNAWFPPNRRGFAVGVFGAGMGGTAISALTTVKLVDAGSTATPFLITAGVLAVYAAVAWALLRDAPDRSVPTAPLLTRLGTALRLKITWQASALYAVAFGGYVAFSVYLPAYLKTAYGLTQADAANRMAGFVLLAVIMRPIGGWLSDRFSASRVLAVGLGVVVLGAVVQSFTPGLAPIGTIAFLGMAAALGAGSGATFALVAQTAPANQVGSVTGIVGAAGGLGGFVPPLVMGTIYGQLQSYALGLALLAVVALAALLLDVLSVGRDRTAHV, from the coding sequence ATGAGCACCTCACCGGCCCGTCGGCCCGAGTTGATGCTGGCGTTGGCCACCGTCGGGTTCGCCGTCAACTTCTGGGCCTGGGCGCTGCTCAGCCCGCTCGCCGTCCGGTTCACCGCGGCCCTGCACCTGACCTCGTTCCAGCAGGCCCTGCTGGTGGCGGTCCCGGTGGTGGTCGGCTCGGTCGGGCGGATCCCGGTCGGCGCGCTGACCGACAGGTTCGGTGGTCGGGTGATGTTCCCGCTGGTGTCGCTGGCGACCATCGTGCCGGTCCTGTACCTGGGCCTGTTCGGGCACGACGCGCTCACGTCACTGCTGGTCGGCGGGTTCTTCCTGGGCATCGGCGGCACCGCGTTCGCGGTCGGTGTCCCGTTCGTCAACGCCTGGTTCCCGCCGAACCGGCGCGGGTTCGCCGTCGGTGTGTTCGGCGCCGGCATGGGCGGCACCGCGATCAGCGCGCTCACCACGGTCAAACTGGTCGACGCCGGGAGCACCGCCACCCCGTTCCTGATCACCGCGGGAGTGCTCGCCGTCTACGCCGCCGTGGCGTGGGCCCTGCTGCGCGACGCACCGGACCGGTCGGTACCGACCGCGCCGCTGCTCACCCGGCTCGGCACCGCCCTTCGCCTCAAGATCACCTGGCAGGCGTCCGCCCTGTACGCCGTCGCCTTCGGTGGCTACGTCGCCTTCTCCGTCTACCTGCCCGCCTACCTGAAGACCGCCTACGGCCTCACCCAGGCCGACGCCGCCAACCGGATGGCCGGCTTCGTGCTCCTCGCCGTGATCATGCGCCCGATCGGCGGCTGGTTGTCCGATCGCTTCTCCGCCAGCCGGGTCCTCGCGGTGGGTCTCGGCGTGGTCGTCCTCGGTGCGGTCGTGCAGTCGTTCACCCCCGGCCTGGCCCCGATCGGCACCATCGCGTTCCTGGGCATGGCGGCCGCCCTCGGCGCGGGCAGCGGCGCCACCTTCGCCCTGGTCGCCCAGACCGCCCCGGCGAACCAGGTGGGTTCGGTGACCGGCATCGTCGGCGCGGCCGGCGGCCTCGGCGGTTTCGTCCCGCCGCTGGTGATGGGCACGATCTACGGCCAGCTCCAGTCGTACGCCCTGGGCCTGGCCCTGCTCGCCGTGGTCGCCCTGGCCGCCCTGCTGCTGGACGTCCTCTCGGTCGGCCGGGACCGGACCGCGCATGTGTGA
- a CDS encoding hemerythrin domain-containing protein → MCEYCGCQEITALGELTREHDEVVGLMADVRAAHATGDIDAMAELARRIAAILGPHTVVEEEGLFPLLAPEFPDQVAVLRAEHRHVESVLNAAATTTPADPSWPSTFVAVLDELRTHILKEQDGVFPAALTTLTPTDWDTVDAVRARTGGEFVDADHALSGGLRGVHGDVGPA, encoded by the coding sequence ATGTGTGAATACTGCGGCTGCCAGGAGATCACCGCCCTGGGCGAGCTGACCCGCGAACACGACGAGGTCGTCGGCCTGATGGCGGATGTCCGAGCCGCCCACGCCACCGGCGACATCGACGCCATGGCGGAACTGGCCCGCCGCATCGCCGCGATCCTCGGCCCGCACACGGTCGTCGAAGAGGAGGGCCTGTTCCCGCTGCTGGCCCCGGAGTTCCCGGATCAGGTGGCCGTGCTGCGCGCCGAACACCGCCACGTCGAGTCCGTCCTGAACGCCGCCGCCACGACGACCCCGGCCGACCCGTCCTGGCCGTCCACCTTCGTCGCCGTCCTGGACGAGTTACGCACCCACATCCTCAAGGAACAGGACGGCGTCTTCCCGGCCGCCCTGACCACCCTCACCCCCACCGACTGGGACACCGTCGACGCCGTCCGTGCCCGCACCGGCGGGGAGTTCGTAGATGCGGATCACGCCCTTTCCGGCGGCCTTCGCGGCGTACATGGCGATGTCGGCCCGGCGTAG
- a CDS encoding cellulose binding domain-containing protein, with the protein MKIPSLAGAVLLAAVTAVLPSSSGASAAAAADTRIDIDVRAGLATVSDTAVGVNHAIWDSQLGTPAVSDLLGDAGVKMLRYPGGSYADIYHWRDHTAPGGYVAPNTDFDTFMAGARRTGAQPMIIANYGTGTAQEAADWVRYANVTKGYGAAYWTIGNENYGNGHYGSAWEADDHADKSPKEYAAHVVAYSEAMKAVDPTIKVGAVLTMPGNWPDGIIGAGDTGTWNQEVLTRAGSAIDFVDVHWYPGGSTPAETLTRTAQIQDAVHLLRQQINQYAGTGASRIGISMTETNVEVGRNTQPGALFLADVYSGLLAQGVFTVQWWNVHNGLGTVSEVAGETDYGDYGLLSSGNCNADNTVCQPALNTPFAPYHALSLVGDLARAGDRFVGTGSDNGLVSAHAVRRTNGDLAVLLVNKDPDAAHTVSLNYQGFTPASGAPTVASFGNGDDAVSTAAVGSASTQTLEPYSVSLVTVRSGRTESGSPKAPGQPSATVTDRTATISWPAGAAGLKYEVFRQNAGVGEQLGETTGTSLTIGNLQPGRRYTINVLARDGSGRQSQASPPLTFTTGTPATSTCTVKFRDVNDWGNGYVGSIDITNNATAPINGWTLAFTWPTDWQSVSSGWSATWSQEGRTVRVTSDAALAAGAAASVGFVGNYSGPNVLPTVFTLNGTVCTGA; encoded by the coding sequence GTGAAGATCCCCTCCCTCGCCGGTGCCGTGCTCCTCGCCGCGGTCACCGCCGTCCTCCCCTCCTCCAGCGGCGCGTCCGCCGCCGCGGCCGCCGACACCCGGATCGACATCGACGTACGGGCCGGACTCGCCACCGTCAGTGACACCGCGGTCGGCGTCAACCACGCCATCTGGGACTCCCAGCTCGGCACTCCGGCCGTGTCCGACCTGCTCGGCGACGCAGGCGTGAAGATGCTGCGCTACCCGGGCGGCTCCTACGCCGACATCTACCACTGGCGCGACCACACCGCCCCCGGCGGTTACGTCGCGCCGAACACCGACTTCGACACGTTCATGGCGGGCGCTCGGCGCACCGGCGCCCAGCCGATGATCATCGCCAACTACGGCACCGGCACCGCCCAGGAGGCCGCCGACTGGGTGCGCTACGCCAACGTCACCAAGGGCTACGGCGCCGCCTACTGGACCATCGGCAACGAGAACTACGGCAACGGCCATTACGGTTCGGCCTGGGAGGCCGACGACCACGCCGACAAGAGCCCCAAGGAGTACGCCGCCCACGTCGTCGCCTACTCGGAGGCGATGAAGGCGGTCGACCCGACGATCAAGGTCGGTGCCGTGCTGACCATGCCCGGGAACTGGCCGGACGGCATCATCGGCGCCGGCGACACCGGCACCTGGAACCAGGAGGTGCTGACCCGCGCCGGCTCGGCCATCGACTTCGTGGACGTGCACTGGTACCCGGGCGGCAGCACCCCGGCCGAGACCCTCACCCGGACCGCGCAGATCCAGGACGCCGTGCACCTGCTGCGCCAACAGATCAACCAGTACGCGGGCACCGGCGCGAGCCGGATCGGGATCAGCATGACCGAGACCAACGTCGAGGTCGGGCGCAACACCCAGCCCGGTGCGCTGTTCCTCGCCGACGTGTACAGCGGGCTACTCGCCCAGGGTGTGTTCACCGTGCAGTGGTGGAACGTCCACAACGGCCTCGGCACCGTCTCCGAGGTGGCCGGCGAGACCGACTACGGCGACTACGGGCTGCTGTCCAGCGGCAACTGCAACGCCGACAACACGGTCTGCCAGCCCGCGCTCAACACGCCGTTCGCGCCCTACCACGCACTCTCACTGGTCGGCGACCTCGCCCGGGCCGGGGACCGGTTCGTCGGGACCGGCAGCGACAACGGGCTGGTCAGCGCGCACGCCGTGCGGCGGACCAACGGGGATCTGGCGGTGCTCCTGGTCAACAAGGACCCGGACGCGGCGCACACCGTGTCGCTCAACTATCAGGGATTCACGCCGGCCTCCGGGGCGCCCACGGTCGCGTCGTTCGGCAACGGGGACGACGCGGTCAGCACCGCGGCGGTGGGCAGTGCCTCGACTCAGACTCTGGAGCCGTACTCGGTCTCGCTCGTCACGGTGCGCTCCGGGCGTACCGAATCAGGATCGCCGAAGGCGCCCGGTCAACCCTCCGCGACGGTGACCGACCGGACCGCGACTATCTCCTGGCCGGCCGGCGCGGCCGGGCTGAAATATGAGGTGTTCCGGCAGAACGCCGGCGTCGGCGAGCAGCTCGGCGAGACCACCGGCACCTCGCTGACCATCGGCAACCTGCAGCCCGGGCGCCGGTACACGATCAACGTGCTGGCCCGGGACGGCTCCGGCCGGCAGTCGCAGGCGTCACCGCCGCTCACCTTCACCACCGGCACCCCGGCCACCTCGACGTGCACGGTCAAGTTCCGCGACGTCAACGACTGGGGCAACGGGTACGTCGGCTCGATCGACATCACCAACAACGCGACCGCCCCGATCAACGGGTGGACTCTCGCGTTCACCTGGCCGACCGACTGGCAGAGCGTGAGCAGCGGGTGGAGCGCCACCTGGAGCCAGGAGGGCCGTACGGTCCGGGTGACCAGCGACGCCGCACTGGCCGCCGGTGCTGCCGCGAGCGTCGGGTTCGTCGGCAACTACAGCGGGCCCAACGTGCTGCCGACCGTGTTCACCCTCAACGGCACGGTCTGTACCGGCGCTTAG